The following nucleotide sequence is from Synergistaceae bacterium.
GATAAAAGCCTCGTGCCCTGCCTTACTTGATAATACAAAACTGTTCACTAACGGCATTTCGCAATTACATGCGGGATTAGGACATTTTACAGTGCGCGCCCATATCCACGCGATTATATTTGCTTGGCCGTCAGGAGTCATAATTTGCGGGTAAAGGCTGCCGATTTTGTCGAACGCTAGAGATTTGAGTCTTTGTCCGTAAAAATTAACGTCGTCTGATAAACCTTGTGTGCCGCTGCCGAAACTTTTGCCGAATAAATTTTTTTGCGAGTCGGGATTAACTGCGGGACAATCTGCGAATCTCGGCGGAATCTCAAGCATTGATTTATTTATCAGCACTGCAACGGGATTCAAGTCGTGCGCGTGAACAGTGAGTCCGAGTCTTTGAGCTTCAAGAGGTATGCTGCCTCCTCCTGAAAAAGGGTCGAGAAATTCCGGTAAATTACCGCCTAATTCTTTTCTTGCCTCGTTCAAGATTTCAGGATCATAAAAATTTTCCCATTGTACAAATTTCTTAATGATGTCAAATAATTTATTGCGTTCTTTATCTTGAGAGTCAGGAGTCGGAAATTTTTCCGGGTGTTCTGACGGGTCATCAATGAGGGACGACCACAAAACAGCGCGGGTTGTTGCTAAAGGCTTGCGGGACCACCATAAATGCAAAGTGGACGGGTGCTCGTGCCTGATAGATTTTTCTTTTGCTGATGCCTCGTTAATTTCGCGTAACGGCAGGGCAGACTCGATTAATTTTTTTGCGGGCAAAGTTATCACCGATTCTATAAAATTTTTTATGAGTTACAATATTTTATCATGCAAAATTTCTGAATGCCTGAGTAAATCTGCAATATTATAATTTACGCTTGCTGCTGCGAAATCGGGTGCATTAGTGAAGGGTCTTGCGAGATAAATAACGCGCTTAGAGTCCCCGTTAATTTCGACGATTGCGAGAATAAAATTTTTTGGCCGGTTAAGTGCTGTGCGAATCTCATTTGCTGAAATTGTAACAGTCTGTGCGCCCTGAGAACGTCCCTTGACCTCGATAAATAATAAATCGCCGTCTGTAGAAGCTGACTCGATGTCATAGCCTAATTTTTGTGAGCTAACGTCGCGGGGAGAATGGCCGAGTGAGCGTTCAAATTTTATAACGGCGTTCATAGCAGAGAGTTCGATAAATTTTCTGCTGTCTGAGTCGTTTGCAAAGAGAGAGTTATTTTGCAGGAGTCCGGCGGGGACAATGACAGATTTGCTGATGATTACGGGTTTGCGGGGGAAAATTAATTTTTCGCGTTCAAGTTCTGCGAGGCGTTGAGAGAGTCTTTGTTCTAGTTCGTCTGCGCGGTTATAATCTTTGTGCGAGTCATGAAACATTATTTCCTCTTTGAGTCTTTGTTCTACTTCTTTTGCTGTAAGATTTATGCGTGCGATTTCGGGAGCTTTGACTCTTTCCAAGTGAGCCGGTACGAGTTTATTATTTGCGAAATTAATTGCTTGACTCGAGTCATTCAGCCATTTTTGAGTCATTATGTAATCGAGGATAAATTTTTTCTCGTTATTGTCAGGTGCTCTATAGTCCAAATAAGGGGCGATTCCTGTATTAAGTGCTTGGCCGTCTTGAGTGAATGCCGTAAAATAAATTTTCTGCGAGATAATTTGCTGGTTGCGCTGAATCTGAGATTTAATGCAGAACAATAATTTTATTTCACGTGATGAGTCGTTGTCGTCGATAAAGATAGCTCCCTGATCGAGTAAAATTTTATATTTTTCCAGCAATAAATCAATAACGGACATTAAAAGCGGGTGGCCGGGCGAGATTAAATGAGTCTTAGAGTCCGCAAATTTTTTGTCAAAGCATACGAATTTATATTTATTCTCATTGCGTAAGGGGACGGGCATAAATAGAATCTCGAATTTGTTATCAGCAGGGAAAATTTTACCGCCGAGTCTATTAAATGCCTCGATGAAGAACGCTTTTACAAAATAAGGCTGTAATTTGTGAGTCTCTGAACGTTCGACATTATTTCGGATTTCGGCTGTGTTGATAGAATCATGAGTTAATGAGCGGTCATCAAGTAAATTTTTTATAT
It contains:
- a CDS encoding DUF1156 domain-containing protein, which codes for MPAKKLIESALPLREINEASAKEKSIRHEHPSTLHLWWSRKPLATTRAVLWSSLIDDPSEHPEKFPTPDSQDKERNKLFDIIKKFVQWENFYDPEILNEARKELGGNLPEFLDPFSGGGSIPLEAQRLGLTVHAHDLNPVAVLINKSMLEIPPRFADCPAVNPDSQKNLFGKSFGSGTQGLSDDVNFYGQRLKSLAFDKIGSLYPQIMTPDGQANIIAWIWARTVKCPNPACNCEMPLVNSFVLSSKAGHEAFIEPEIKDGEIFYHVKQGRVKDESPKIGKAKFKCISCGSIASNDYLHDEFTNHRDGRKLLAVVAEGRNGRIYLSPTQEHEQLANVPEPENCPDSNLPEHALGFRVHLYGFSKHKDLFTNRQLTMLTTFSNLLDDIQDEVKRDALNANMNDDNIALKDGGRGAHAYSEAVRVYLAFVIDK